The Gossypium hirsutum isolate 1008001.06 chromosome D06, Gossypium_hirsutum_v2.1, whole genome shotgun sequence genome contains the following window.
TCTGAATCCCCAGTTTTGTATGGTTTGATCCTCCGTGCTCATCTTATTGCACTGCTAAAGAAGAAAGCGTTCTTGTGCACCCCTGTGCAGTTAGGTGCTGATGCTTTTAGGCATTTCTCATCAGATGATTTTGCAAAGAAGGGCTTAGGTAATGTTGACAAGATAGAAGACATAGAATTGACAGATGAGGAGATGGAGATGTTCCTGGATTTACACCCTTTTACCAACGCTTCACCGTACACAGTTGTGGACACGATGTCACTAGCTAAGGCTCTCATACTTTTCCGTGAAGTTGGTCTGCGACACCTACTTGTCATACCCAAGATCTCCAGCGTAAGAAACTATCATATTCATTTTCCTTAAACTTGATTCCTCATTCTTTGTCTTAAAATTTGACTgcatttcttcctcttttttatCATGTACACTGTTTTCATTTTAGATATTATTTTCACTGTTGCTAACTAATTATATTATTCAATGCCTGATACTGTGACTGCAGAGAGCACCAGTGGTGGGCATATTGACAAGGCATGATTTCATGCCGGAACACATATTAGGTTTGCATCCATCGTTGGTAAGGAGCAGGTGGAAAAGATTGAGGTTTCAATTCCCCCTTTTACTGAAAATATTCTAGGTGGGGGATCTCATTCAGTTGTTGCACATGGGGTTTACTCTTGGAATTAAATTTGTATATAGTCTTGTACTCTTAAACTGCACCGAGTTGTACGATGATTCTCTCCCTTTATGATTCAGCACCCTCATTTAGCTCGCAGGCGAAGACTAACCCAGCGAGGAATCACATTGAACCCTTACGAAATTTGTATTTTGCATTTACTGCAGGAGTTGAGGCAAGTCAGAATCTTCCAACCTTGACAATTTTTGCTTTTGGTTAAATCTCTTTGTATGCATTAATAAGCTAGTTACGGCTTTCCGAAAGAGCTTTCTTGAAGGGTTTTGACCAGATATGGTAATGGTTTCTAGGCATTGCATTCATTTGTACTCATTTATTGCTATTCATTCGCCCAAACAAAATTTGACATTGTTAACCTATTAAGGGGCATCTTATTATTAAGCCAATAAAAATGAAAGATAAGCAATACTCTTTCATATTTCCTTTTGACACAGTCAAAGAGGATATTATAAAAAGGATCGAACAGCGCATAATAGCTTTTGGTTAACACCAAATTTGGATATTACACGGTATGCTCCAAAAGAAAGAACAACAGCAAACGGTAgcagtaaaagaaagaaaaagaaaaccaagaTTTGAGCCAAAGGGAGAGGTGAGGTGAGAACTAGTTTTAGATAATGTAGAGTTACCCTCGGCTTGAGGTCTTAACAGAGTCAGCCCTAATTGCCCATAACTGTTCTCCCACAGATTTCATCTCCGGACGATCATTTCTAACAGGTGCTGCGCATTGAAATGCCAATGCAAACATCTTCGTTAGTATCTCTGCATCTACTACTTCCAGCCTTGGATCCACCAATTCCACTACATGTCCTTCATTATACTTGTTAAATGCCTGTATATACACATTCAAACCATGAATGAATTCCCAGGTGTAAAAGGAACTAGAAGCAAACACTGTGTTATTGTTTTTGCAGACACAATATCATGGGTCTTGGTAGCCAACTTCACTACCTTGCTTCTTTACCcatcatttttttttccttttctcttttactCACACCTTCAAAACAAAAAGGCTATGAGAATCTTATTTAGTAAACATAAGGCGAAAAGCCTGTTAACTTGGGATTTAGTTCGTATGGTCAACCTCAAGTGGTGACATCCAATAGGTGCAGGATTAGCCTGACTCTACTTTAGGTCTACTTCTTTTTCATTAAGATATGAGAGTCGTAATGAAAGTAAAGTATTTGACCAAGAAAAAAGATTGATAAATTAGATATTGGTTGCCCATGCCGAAGTAATGACGATAGGAATGGAGTCAAAAGCTTAACAAGAGAAGGAAGAACAAGCTTACCCATCTAGGTGTCACACGCTCTTCAACTGGCCTCCTTAGCTCCACAGGACGGCGGCCAGTGAGAATTTCAATAAGTAAAATCCCGAAAGAGTAGACATCACTCTTGGTTGTGAGTTGATAGGTTTTCATGTACTCAGGATCAAGGTAACCAACTGTTCCTTTCACTTTGGTTGAAATATGTGTTCGGTCTGAGTCCATTGGGCCAACTCTTGCAAATCCGAAATCAGCCACTTTAGCTCTCATGCTTTCTGTCAGAAGAATGTTGGATGACTTCACGTCTCGGTGAATGATTTGCTTCTCTGGTTCATGATAAATAAAGGTATTATGAGAAGGCACAGGCTGAAATATATGAGTATGTGAGGCCATGATAGAAAGACAATATACGAGTCTGGGTTGGGTGGTGTTTGCTTACCTGCATAAACATGGAGGTATGTAAGGCCATGAGCAACGTCGATAGCAATTTCAAGACGCTGATTGAAATCCAGGATTTTGCCGTGCTGACCTGCCAGGAATggcaacataatattatattttaagccTTTAACAATATCGTTGTTGACCCAAGACTTTGGTAGTTATCATGGGCAGATAACTTACCATCCAAATGTTCTCTTAAAGTACCATTTGGTACATATTCTGTAATGATAAGCCGTTCATTCCCTTTATCAACATAACCAAGTAGCTTCACAAGGTTCCTATGATCGATCTTGGCTAGAAGTTCAACTTCACTGCTGAACTCAGTTTGCAGATTCTCAAAATGTTCCTAGACAATATTCTTTTATCAGTCAACCAAATAGCAGACCCGAGGAATAGGATGGCTTAAACTTTAAATCATGAAGCAGGCActaaaaaaatatcttaaatattTAAGCCAGTTTCAAGTCTGTCAATAATAAAGCCAGCATACAGCCAATAGCCAAGAGATTTACCAAGTCAATATCTAGGAAtcctttttaaataataaaagaaaacaatgaatgtgaGAAAGTTTCAACCTTGTTACAAGCATATAACTTTAGGACATTTTGTCCAATGTGCACATTTTACATTCTTTGGTGTTCATAGCCACCGGTCCTAGCTGTTAGCATACTCTACAAGTTGACAAAGGAATAAGTGATCGAACTGGCAGTTCTTCTACAACCTATGTTGTATTCCTAGTGTCAGCCTTACAATGTTAGTGTTCTTGTAGGTCAACTGATTCACTGTTATCTTCCCTACAAATTATTAGACTATGAAATCTAAGATGCTTCTGCAATTCTGTCTTAAACTAACATGCTAAAGAATGCATGTCAAAAGAGAGTAAGTCATTGGAATctgaaaataaacatattttatccCCATCTACTTTTATATGTGGCACTCTTATGTAGGAACACATCCAATAGGAGAATCCTGTGGATCTCTAATATGCAGACAGTTAATATCTGTTAACAATCCGAACATTCTGTTTTGTAAATTTAATGATTCTGACTTCAGTGCAATGATTCACTCTTGTCATCCCATATATAACACAATTTTTTCTAATAAAACAGAAAACGATTGGAGAAATGTTGTAGAAATAAATATAGGTAAGCATATTTACTTACCTTTTTTGCTCGTTTAATGGCAACCATCTGGCCAGAATCTAGCTGGGCCTTATAAACAGTTCCAAACCCTCCTTCGCCTATCTTTAGAGCGGAAGAGAAATTACGGGTAGCTCTGGCTACCTGGGTCATATTGAGATGCACTGACCTGATTCTATTGAGTTGTGGGGACATTGAGAATCTTGAAGGACTAGGTGGTATCCTAAGTGGGCTGGCCGGAACCTTCTCTGGAAGAGAATGAATACTCATTTCTAAAGGGGGAGCTGAATCAACTGCAGAAACAGAACCATCATTCACAACACTGCTATGTTgtttataaattgtaatataagTAAAGACTCACTCGAATTTGAATCCTTT
Protein-coding sequences here:
- the LOC107901332 gene encoding calmodulin-binding receptor-like cytoplasmic kinase 3 isoform X1; this encodes MAASMFGLLLFMQLSTFFASGIEVKSKICGGDHIAYSNLYGTELFYLNGNQVDKVLFCKVLQLHYADHCELEGYSGANCGLDVSLVGGGRKLLQEPKKEDEGPDDDLKGKNNGKYPASTKVGLGAAAGVLLTCVFICPCLYRKKRATDHTVLSKDSNSIDSAPPLEMSIHSLPEKVPASPLRIPPSPSRFSMSPQLNRIRSVHLNMTQVARATRNFSSALKIGEGGFGTVYKAQLDSGQMVAIKRAKKEHFENLQTEFSSEVELLAKIDHRNLVKLLGYVDKGNERLIITEYVPNGTLREHLDGQHGKILDFNQRLEIAIDVAHGLTYLHVYAEKQIIHRDVKSSNILLTESMRAKVADFGFARVGPMDSDRTHISTKVKGTVGYLDPEYMKTYQLTTKSDVYSFGILLIEILTGRRPVELRRPVEERVTPRWAFNKYNEGHVVELVDPRLEVVDAEILTKMFALAFQCAAPVRNDRPEMKSVGEQLWAIRADSVKTSSRG
- the LOC107901332 gene encoding calmodulin-binding receptor-like cytoplasmic kinase 3 isoform X2, whose protein sequence is MAASMFGLLLFMQLSTFFASGIEVKSKICGGDHIAYSNLYGTELFYLNGNQVDKVLFCKVLQLHYADHCELEGYSGANCGLDVSLGGGRKLLQEPKKEDEGPDDDLKGKNNGKYPASTKVGLGAAAGVLLTCVFICPCLYRKKRATDHTVLSKDSNSIDSAPPLEMSIHSLPEKVPASPLRIPPSPSRFSMSPQLNRIRSVHLNMTQVARATRNFSSALKIGEGGFGTVYKAQLDSGQMVAIKRAKKEHFENLQTEFSSEVELLAKIDHRNLVKLLGYVDKGNERLIITEYVPNGTLREHLDGQHGKILDFNQRLEIAIDVAHGLTYLHVYAEKQIIHRDVKSSNILLTESMRAKVADFGFARVGPMDSDRTHISTKVKGTVGYLDPEYMKTYQLTTKSDVYSFGILLIEILTGRRPVELRRPVEERVTPRWAFNKYNEGHVVELVDPRLEVVDAEILTKMFALAFQCAAPVRNDRPEMKSVGEQLWAIRADSVKTSSRG